From the Cohaesibacter sp. ES.047 genome, one window contains:
- a CDS encoding DUF1134 domain-containing protein — translation MTNMPSRGMIGIRTRYMALMLLVLSACSFSLNAQAQQNAQAQQNSDNHYTANELVQAGHYFFGTVAGGIASVIEKAVASHGLPNGYILGEEGSAALIAGARYGEGQLHTKNMGVHKVYWQGPSIGWDFGGDGNRTMMLVYKLPSVDYLYRRWGGVNGSAYFIGGFGVTLLSSDKQYYIVPIRSGVGARLGINVGYVKFTHQPTWNPF, via the coding sequence ATGACAAATATGCCAAGCCGGGGCATGATAGGCATTCGCACAAGATACATGGCGCTGATGCTACTTGTTTTGAGCGCCTGTTCCTTTTCTCTGAACGCTCAAGCACAGCAGAACGCTCAAGCACAGCAGAATTCGGACAATCACTATACCGCCAATGAGCTGGTTCAGGCCGGACACTATTTCTTTGGCACGGTGGCCGGCGGCATCGCGTCGGTGATTGAAAAGGCGGTTGCAAGCCACGGCCTTCCCAACGGATACATCCTTGGCGAGGAAGGCAGTGCAGCTCTCATCGCAGGCGCCCGTTATGGCGAAGGCCAGCTGCATACCAAGAATATGGGCGTTCACAAGGTTTACTGGCAAGGGCCATCCATTGGCTGGGATTTTGGCGGAGATGGCAACCGCACCATGATGCTGGTCTACAAGCTGCCCAGTGTTGATTATCTTTATCGCCGCTGGGGCGGTGTGAATGGCTCGGCATACTTCATCGGCGGATTTGGCGTAACCCTTCTGTCGTCGGACAAGCAATATTACATCGTGCCGATCCGATCCGGGGTTGGCGCACGTCTGGGCATCAATGTCGGCTACGTGAAATTCACGCATCAACCGACCTGGAACCCGTTCTGA
- the chpT gene encoding histidine phosphotransferase ChpT codes for MTGTDTLSSMDLAALLCSRVCHDIISPVGAITNGLEVLEEDNGEEMRDFAMELITKSAKTASAKLQFARLAFGAAGSAGAEIDTGDAESVARNFMAGEKPELEWQGTRVLMPKNLVKLVLNLILLGGATIPRGGSIKVLIEGDSRYPTFTLVCEGKSARIPASFDRLLRGKPADEHGIDAHAIQPYYTGLLARESKMDLVFDWVDDTITIKAQPVSVPSADEMIGVAQTSDMDEEIPQELADRA; via the coding sequence ATGACTGGTACCGATACGCTCTCTTCCATGGATCTTGCCGCCCTGCTTTGCAGCCGTGTCTGCCACGATATCATCAGTCCTGTCGGGGCGATCACCAACGGGCTCGAAGTGCTCGAAGAAGACAATGGCGAGGAAATGCGTGATTTCGCCATGGAGCTGATCACCAAGAGCGCGAAGACGGCCTCGGCGAAGCTCCAGTTTGCTCGCCTCGCCTTTGGCGCAGCCGGTTCGGCCGGTGCGGAAATCGATACCGGTGACGCCGAAAGTGTCGCGCGCAATTTCATGGCGGGCGAGAAACCGGAACTCGAATGGCAAGGCACCCGCGTGCTGATGCCCAAGAATCTTGTCAAACTGGTCCTCAACCTCATTCTCCTGGGGGGGGCGACCATACCGCGTGGTGGTTCGATCAAGGTTCTGATCGAGGGAGATTCGCGTTATCCGACTTTCACACTGGTTTGTGAGGGCAAAAGCGCCCGCATCCCGGCAAGCTTTGATCGTTTGCTGCGTGGCAAGCCTGCGGATGAGCATGGCATTGATGCCCATGCGATCCAGCCCTATTACACGGGGCTGCTGGCACGAGAGTCCAAAATGGACTTGGTTTTTGACTGGGTGGACGATACGATTACGATCAAGGCACAGCCTGTGAGCGTTCCAAGCGCTGATGAGATGATCGGTGTTGCACAAACTTCTGATATGGATGAAGAAATCCCACAGGAATTGGCCGATCGTGCCTAG
- a CDS encoding peptide chain release factor 3, which translates to MPSSHEIRRTFAIISHPDAGKTTLTEKLLYFGGAIRMAGQVKARGEKRRAKSDWMKIEQERGISVTSSVMTFEHRDLIFNLLDTPGHEDFSEDTYRTLTAVDSAIMVIDASKGIEAQTLKLFEVCRLRDIPIITLVNKCDREAKDPFELMDEIQETLALDVCPMVLPIGSGSRFHGCFNVTNGDYYTAKNKGEAFDTIVETSGINDAKLDDLVDSQLLEESREMIELSEVGYSDFDLESYREGHLSPVIFGSALKDFGPTALLDLIADIAPMPRPSPTTERTVTPDEKKVSGFVFKVQANMDSHHRDRVAFLRICSGDFKRGMKLRQVRTGKDVMVHSPIMFFAQDREIAQEAGPGDVIGIPNHGTIRVGDTFTEGENMQFTGLPAFAPEILRRVRLPDSSKVKQLRRALEDLAEEGLTQVFKPNIGSNWIIGLVGVLQLDVLKSRAKAEYGVDIDFEPLSYNMAVWVKAESDAKLKTFLSANPNNVVHDREDRPVFLAKSQWELNYTKERNPDITFMKTRELVTAEAS; encoded by the coding sequence ATGCCATCGAGCCACGAAATTCGCCGCACCTTTGCCATCATCTCGCATCCGGATGCGGGTAAGACGACGCTCACCGAAAAGCTTCTCTATTTTGGCGGCGCCATCCGCATGGCCGGTCAGGTCAAGGCGCGCGGTGAGAAACGCCGCGCCAAATCCGACTGGATGAAGATCGAGCAGGAACGCGGCATCTCGGTGACCTCCTCGGTCATGACCTTCGAGCATAGAGATCTCATCTTCAACCTGCTCGACACCCCGGGCCATGAGGACTTCTCGGAAGACACCTACCGCACACTGACGGCAGTCGACAGCGCCATCATGGTCATCGACGCCTCCAAGGGCATCGAGGCTCAGACCCTCAAACTGTTCGAAGTCTGCCGCCTGCGCGACATTCCCATCATCACGCTGGTCAACAAATGCGACCGTGAGGCCAAGGATCCGTTCGAACTAATGGACGAGATTCAGGAAACCCTGGCGCTCGATGTCTGCCCGATGGTTCTGCCCATTGGCTCGGGTTCCCGTTTCCATGGTTGCTTCAATGTCACCAATGGCGACTATTACACCGCCAAGAACAAGGGCGAAGCGTTTGACACCATTGTCGAGACCTCCGGCATTAACGATGCAAAGCTCGATGATCTGGTCGACAGCCAATTGCTCGAAGAATCCCGCGAAATGATCGAGTTGTCCGAAGTCGGCTATTCCGATTTTGATCTCGAAAGCTACCGCGAAGGCCATCTGTCGCCGGTCATCTTCGGCTCGGCGCTGAAAGACTTCGGCCCCACGGCTCTGCTCGATCTCATCGCCGACATCGCCCCGATGCCGCGCCCCTCGCCCACCACCGAACGCACAGTGACCCCAGATGAGAAGAAAGTCTCCGGATTTGTCTTCAAGGTGCAGGCCAACATGGATTCCCACCATCGCGACCGCGTCGCCTTCCTGCGCATCTGCTCAGGAGACTTCAAGCGCGGCATGAAACTGAGGCAAGTCCGCACCGGCAAGGACGTGATGGTGCACAGCCCGATCATGTTCTTTGCGCAGGATCGCGAAATCGCGCAGGAAGCAGGGCCGGGAGACGTCATCGGCATCCCCAACCATGGCACCATCCGCGTGGGCGACACCTTCACCGAAGGCGAGAATATGCAGTTCACCGGCCTCCCGGCCTTTGCGCCCGAAATCCTGCGCCGCGTCCGCCTGCCCGACAGCTCCAAGGTCAAGCAGCTCCGCCGTGCACTGGAAGACCTCGCCGAGGAAGGCCTGACGCAGGTCTTCAAACCCAACATCGGCTCAAACTGGATCATCGGTCTCGTCGGCGTGCTGCAGCTTGATGTGCTCAAATCCCGGGCCAAGGCCGAGTATGGCGTCGACATCGATTTTGAACCGCTCAGCTACAACATGGCCGTCTGGGTCAAGGCAGAGAGTGACGCCAAGCTCAAGACGTTCCTGTCGGCCAACCCCAACAACGTCGTCCACGACCGCGAAGACCGCCCGGTGTTTCTGGCCAAGAGCCAGTGGGAACTCAACTACACCAAAGAGCGCAACCCGGACATCACCTTCATGAAAACCCGCGAGCTCGTGACCGCCGAAGCCTCCTAA
- a CDS encoding YHS domain-containing (seleno)protein, with protein MMIIIICLFERPAHASLQSRRVVVDGNTGNALYGYDPVAYFTDHAAIRGKRSLGYTWKGVTWLFSSQANRAVFQADPEVYAPQYGGHGALAMARGYVSNSNPLVWAIYRGRLFLFYSFTARAAWVEAIDLHIKRSDINWTELEGTLAR; from the coding sequence ATGATGATTATCATCATTTGCTTATTCGAGCGACCGGCGCACGCGTCCTTGCAGTCACGCCGTGTTGTTGTTGATGGCAACACGGGCAATGCGCTTTACGGATACGACCCCGTCGCCTACTTTACCGACCATGCCGCGATCCGCGGCAAGCGCTCGCTTGGCTATACATGGAAGGGCGTGACCTGGCTGTTTTCAAGCCAGGCCAACCGAGCCGTGTTTCAAGCTGACCCCGAAGTCTATGCGCCGCAATATGGCGGTCATGGTGCGCTCGCCATGGCGCGCGGCTATGTGTCGAACAGCAACCCCCTGGTTTGGGCTATCTATCGAGGCAGGCTTTTCCTGTTCTATTCCTTCACTGCACGCGCCGCGTGGGTCGAGGCGATTGATCTCCACATTAAGCGATCCGACATAAACTGGACGGAACTTGAAGGCACACTCGCTCGATAA
- a CDS encoding LacI family DNA-binding transcriptional regulator, producing the protein MQSVTMKQVAELSRVSPSTVSLYLRKPEAVSEKAQEKIQNAIDTLGYVPNLIAGGLAAARSNVVSIIVPSLRTAFFSQWVNRVERLLSEHGIQTLIGHSEYSLDREERLVKAALSWKPAGIVLTGVQHTDTVRTMLANSEVPVVETWDIDGEPIDTSVGFNHKEVGQKQCQQLIDRGCKNIVFVGARLQEDSRARMRCLGSSEAAIAAGIAFTHVSDLQPASTKVGVRALNKIVSSFKDVDGIVCSSDIIALGLLFECQRLAIKVPEDMAIVGFGDLDFAETCNPGLTSIKLNFDKMAAIVTERLISSHSGLLKADLDTPVVDIGFELVQRDSA; encoded by the coding sequence ATGCAGTCCGTCACCATGAAACAGGTTGCGGAACTGTCGCGAGTGTCGCCCTCTACCGTTTCACTGTATCTGCGCAAGCCCGAAGCCGTCTCGGAAAAGGCGCAGGAAAAAATTCAAAATGCAATCGACACTCTCGGATATGTTCCGAACCTGATTGCCGGAGGGCTTGCTGCTGCGCGGTCCAATGTTGTCAGCATCATCGTACCCTCTCTGCGTACTGCCTTTTTCTCCCAGTGGGTCAACAGGGTGGAGAGACTACTCTCCGAACATGGCATCCAAACGCTGATCGGGCATTCCGAATATAGCCTTGATCGCGAAGAGAGGCTCGTGAAAGCCGCCCTGTCCTGGAAACCGGCAGGGATCGTGCTGACCGGCGTGCAACACACAGATACCGTCAGAACCATGCTTGCCAATAGCGAAGTTCCGGTGGTGGAGACCTGGGATATTGACGGAGAGCCGATCGATACCTCCGTCGGCTTCAATCATAAGGAAGTCGGTCAGAAACAATGCCAGCAGCTGATTGATCGTGGTTGCAAGAACATCGTCTTTGTTGGCGCCCGACTACAAGAGGATTCGCGCGCGCGCATGAGGTGTCTGGGGTCCTCCGAGGCAGCCATCGCAGCCGGAATTGCCTTCACGCATGTTTCCGACCTTCAACCCGCCTCGACCAAGGTTGGGGTTCGAGCCCTTAACAAGATAGTTTCCTCATTCAAAGATGTTGATGGGATTGTCTGTTCGAGTGACATTATCGCGTTGGGCCTTCTGTTCGAATGCCAGCGACTGGCAATCAAGGTGCCCGAAGACATGGCAATCGTCGGCTTCGGCGATCTCGACTTCGCCGAAACCTGCAATCCGGGCTTGACCTCGATAAAGCTGAATTTTGATAAGATGGCAGCCATCGTGACCGAACGCCTCATTTCGAGCCACTCCGGTCTGTTGAAGGCAGATCTGGATACACCGGTCGTTGATATCGGCTTTGAACTCGTTCAGCGCGACTCGGCCTAA
- a CDS encoding IS630 family transposase (programmed frameshift), translating into MSAALILSDAFDADSLRRLAKGCRNAKQSRRLLAIAAVYDGMNRADAAKVGGMDRQTLRDWVLRFNEQGTDGLVDIKATGAPMRLSPEQLEEFVAIVETGPDPEKDGVSVWRSQDLVRVIQERFGVSYKERGVRDLLRRMGYVRISGRPQHPEQKPEVIDAFKKTSPQPLAAHVGHLPKNKPIEIWWQDEARLGQKNGLARLWAKKGTRPRLPADQRYKNAYLFGAICPARGVGAGLMMPFANTQAMQMHLEEVSRTVARGAHAVVLMDRAGWHTTSRLNVPKNITILLLPSKSPELNPVENIWQYLRGTFLSNRVFEDYAAILDAGCQAWKSLSANPTIIHSIGMRKWAQEGQN; encoded by the exons ATGTCTGCCGCTTTGATTCTTAGCGATGCTTTTGACGCCGATAGTTTGCGCCGTCTTGCCAAAGGATGCCGCAATGCCAAACAGAGCCGCCGCCTACTGGCCATTGCGGCTGTCTATGACGGCATGAACCGTGCTGATGCCGCCAAAGTCGGCGGTATGGACCGCCAGACTTTGCGAGATTGGGTTCTTCGCTTCAATGAGCAAGGCACCGATGGTCTTGTCGACATCAAAGCAACCGGCGCTCCCATGCGCTTGAGCCCAGAACAGCTCGAAGAGTTTGTTGCTATCGTTGAAACCGGTCCTGATCCTGAGAAGGACGGCGTCTCTGTCTGGCGTAGCCAGGATCTGGTGCGTGTGATCCAAGAGCGGTTTGGGGTCTCCTACAAGGAACGTGGAGTACGGGATCTTTTGCGCCGCATGGGGTATGTGCGCATATCTGGTCGACCTCAACATCCAGAACAAAAGCCTGAAGTCATTGATGCTTTCAAAAAAACTTCTCCGCAAC CGTTGGCAGCGCATGTAGGCCATTTGCCAAAGAACAAGCCCATCGAGATTTGGTGGCAAGATGAGGCTAGGCTTGGTCAGAAGAATGGACTGGCCCGACTATGGGCAAAAAAGGGAACCAGACCACGTCTGCCAGCCGATCAGCGATATAAAAATGCCTATCTGTTCGGTGCAATATGTCCAGCGCGTGGCGTTGGCGCGGGATTGATGATGCCTTTTGCAAATACACAGGCCATGCAAATGCACCTCGAAGAAGTCTCAAGGACAGTGGCGCGCGGCGCTCATGCCGTGGTGCTGATGGATCGTGCCGGATGGCATACGACAAGCAGACTCAACGTGCCCAAGAATATCACCATCCTCCTGTTGCCTTCCAAATCACCGGAACTGAACCCAGTTGAGAATATTTGGCAGTATCTGCGCGGTACCTTCCTGTCCAATCGGGTCTTCGAAGACTATGCCGCCATTCTTGATGCTGGTTGCCAAGCATGGAAGAGCCTCTCCGCCAACCCAACCATCATCCATTCAATAGGTATGAGAAAATGGGCTCAAGAAGGTCAGAATTAA
- a CDS encoding ABC-F family ATP-binding cassette domain-containing protein: MAPPLLHLQDIHLAIGGQALLSGAELAVHEGDSIALVGRNGSGKSTLLKIAAARVEPDRGERFFQPGTTLRYLPQEPDLSAYKTVLDYVEDGLAPGDEHYRAQYLLDELGLTGSENPANISGGESRRAALARALAPQPDILLLDEPTNHLDLPAIEWLENELRQIRSAKVIISHDRRFLENLTRNVVWIDRGTARRSSRGFAHFEAWRDDVFEQEKVEEQKLKQKILAEEDWIRYGVTARRKRNVRRLGELGELRSKKRDMAQNRPQGDVKLNASEGESSGKSVIKAKEISKSFSDQPIIKSFSTEILRGDRVGIVGPNGSGKSTLINLLTGLLEPDAGTVKLGTNLQMVTLDQKRESLNPDWTLKEALTPHGGDMVQVGDSSRHVVGYMKDFLFRPEQARSPITVLSGGERGRLMLARALAQPSNFLVLDEPTNDLDLETLDLLQEMITDYSGTVLLVSHDRDFLDRICNATFYAEGDGHWTEYAGGYSDLIAQRGSGVQARKSPKKDKDRAAKSALEGDTETSAPKQRKALTFKDKHLLETLPAKMEEIESKIARLRARLEDPDLFSKDPETFNKAAKALEAQEDLLAKAEEKWLELEILQEELGEQ, translated from the coding sequence ATGGCACCACCACTTCTTCATCTTCAGGACATTCATCTCGCAATTGGCGGACAGGCTTTGCTATCGGGCGCTGAGTTGGCCGTTCACGAAGGCGATTCCATCGCCCTTGTCGGTCGCAACGGCTCGGGCAAGTCCACCCTTCTGAAGATTGCAGCCGCCCGTGTCGAACCGGATCGCGGCGAGCGTTTCTTCCAGCCCGGAACAACCTTGCGTTATCTGCCGCAGGAACCAGACCTGTCCGCCTACAAGACCGTCCTCGATTATGTCGAAGACGGACTGGCGCCGGGGGATGAGCATTATCGTGCCCAGTACCTGCTCGATGAACTTGGCCTCACAGGCAGCGAAAACCCGGCCAACATCTCAGGCGGCGAGAGTCGCAGGGCCGCTCTTGCGCGTGCCCTTGCACCACAGCCCGACATCCTTCTGCTCGACGAGCCGACCAACCACCTCGACCTGCCCGCCATCGAATGGCTCGAGAACGAACTCAGGCAGATCCGATCGGCAAAGGTCATCATCAGCCATGACAGACGCTTTCTGGAGAACCTGACGCGGAACGTGGTCTGGATTGATCGCGGCACTGCCAGACGCTCCAGCCGAGGCTTTGCCCACTTCGAAGCGTGGCGCGACGACGTCTTTGAGCAGGAAAAGGTCGAAGAGCAGAAGCTCAAGCAGAAGATCCTCGCCGAGGAGGACTGGATCCGTTACGGCGTCACCGCCCGCCGCAAGCGCAATGTGCGGCGCCTTGGCGAACTTGGTGAATTGCGCTCAAAGAAGCGCGACATGGCTCAGAACCGCCCTCAGGGCGACGTGAAGCTGAATGCCTCCGAGGGAGAGAGTTCTGGCAAATCGGTCATCAAGGCCAAGGAGATCAGCAAGAGCTTTTCCGACCAGCCGATCATCAAAAGCTTTTCAACCGAGATCCTGCGCGGCGATCGCGTCGGCATCGTCGGCCCCAACGGGTCTGGCAAGTCGACCCTGATCAATCTGCTCACCGGATTGCTGGAGCCCGACGCAGGGACGGTCAAGCTGGGCACCAATCTGCAGATGGTGACGCTTGATCAGAAGCGCGAGAGCCTCAATCCCGACTGGACCTTGAAGGAGGCCCTGACACCCCATGGCGGCGACATGGTACAGGTGGGCGATAGCTCACGCCATGTCGTGGGCTACATGAAAGATTTTCTGTTCCGTCCGGAACAGGCTCGAAGCCCCATAACCGTGCTCTCTGGCGGTGAACGGGGCCGATTGATGCTGGCCCGCGCCCTCGCCCAGCCCTCCAACTTTCTTGTGCTCGACGAGCCGACCAACGATCTGGACCTCGAAACGCTCGATCTGTTGCAGGAAATGATCACCGACTATTCCGGTACCGTGCTGCTGGTCAGCCATGACCGCGACTTTCTTGATCGCATCTGTAATGCCACCTTCTATGCCGAGGGAGATGGCCACTGGACCGAATATGCCGGGGGCTATAGCGACCTGATCGCTCAGCGCGGCTCGGGCGTTCAAGCCCGCAAGAGCCCCAAGAAGGACAAGGACAGGGCGGCAAAATCCGCATTGGAAGGGGACACCGAAACGAGCGCGCCCAAGCAGCGCAAGGCCCTCACCTTCAAGGACAAGCACCTGCTCGAAACCCTCCCCGCAAAGATGGAAGAGATCGAGTCCAAGATCGCACGATTGCGCGCTCGCCTTGAAGATCCAGATCTTTTCAGCAAGGACCCCGAGACCTTCAACAAGGCCGCCAAGGCACTTGAGGCACAGGAAGACCTGCTCGCCAAAGCCGAAGAAAAATGGCTGGAGCTGGAAATTCTGCAAGAAGAGCTGGGCGAACAATAA
- a CDS encoding tripartite tricarboxylate transporter TctB family protein, giving the protein MAVSSAIIVGGLTLYALTSTGGGMNAASSDSPMRLPFILLAVWGVLSIAIIIRAVRKSVAKRVDLGRVREVCLICLLMIVMTVGFQYVGYLIVIVVGLPLLLWRLGESSLVRGTLAFLILGPGMWFLFHHFLGIRLPAILPGGLF; this is encoded by the coding sequence GTGGCGGTTTCATCCGCCATCATCGTTGGGGGGTTGACCCTCTACGCCTTGACAAGCACCGGCGGCGGCATGAATGCCGCATCCTCCGACTCCCCTATGCGTCTCCCCTTTATCCTTCTGGCTGTTTGGGGTGTGCTGTCGATCGCAATCATTATAAGGGCGGTTAGGAAGTCCGTCGCAAAACGGGTGGATCTCGGTCGGGTGCGTGAAGTCTGCCTTATTTGTCTTCTGATGATCGTGATGACCGTCGGATTTCAGTATGTTGGCTATCTGATCGTGATCGTTGTCGGTCTTCCATTGCTGCTTTGGAGGTTGGGAGAGAGCAGCCTTGTTCGCGGAACGCTTGCCTTTTTGATCCTTGGTCCGGGCATGTGGTTCCTATTTCATCATTTTCTCGGAATTCGGTTGCCCGCAATCCTGCCAGGAGGGCTGTTCTGA
- a CDS encoding tripartite tricarboxylate transporter substrate binding protein: protein MTYTRVCHQHGVPAQFIAKIGRFFMKIAQIAAVAALAIMASSVSAYADNLEIIVPFSAGGGTDTVARMFEPDFSKAIGKTSIIRNVAGASATLGAAQVLDSKPDGATVGYMPIGPISIQPFLRKLTYGTDSFSFICQTTSTPIFLLSSGTNGINTVEDAVNKGTSGRVVYGSSGPGTIIHIAMAAFSDAAGLNAVHLPFAGTGPAMNALVGGEIDLFADTATVMEANNLKALAIFAPERSPAYPDVPTLGELGFEGMDFSVWQGLVGQKDLDPAIVKTYTKACRASLEGDRFQKFSKQSNTGIKYRNPEEFEAFAKSNAKVNQKILEDAGLVAK from the coding sequence TTGACTTATACACGGGTATGTCACCAACATGGTGTACCAGCTCAATTCATAGCGAAAATCGGGAGGTTTTTTATGAAAATTGCACAAATTGCGGCGGTTGCCGCTTTGGCGATCATGGCATCGAGTGTTTCCGCTTATGCTGACAACCTAGAAATTATCGTGCCGTTCAGTGCTGGCGGTGGTACCGACACTGTGGCACGCATGTTTGAGCCGGATTTTTCGAAGGCTATCGGCAAAACATCCATCATTCGAAATGTTGCAGGCGCAAGTGCCACCCTTGGGGCAGCACAGGTGCTTGACTCCAAGCCTGATGGCGCGACGGTCGGGTATATGCCGATTGGGCCGATTTCGATTCAGCCTTTCCTGCGTAAGCTGACCTACGGAACCGACAGCTTCAGCTTTATCTGCCAGACCACTTCGACGCCGATCTTCCTGCTCTCCTCTGGTACGAATGGCATCAACACAGTTGAAGATGCGGTCAATAAAGGGACGTCCGGTCGTGTCGTTTACGGGTCTTCCGGTCCGGGCACGATCATTCATATCGCCATGGCTGCCTTCAGTGATGCTGCTGGTCTGAATGCAGTGCATCTTCCGTTTGCCGGGACTGGGCCTGCAATGAACGCTCTGGTGGGCGGCGAGATCGATCTGTTTGCTGATACCGCAACGGTCATGGAAGCAAACAATCTCAAGGCGCTGGCGATTTTTGCGCCAGAACGGTCTCCGGCCTATCCTGATGTGCCGACTCTCGGAGAGCTTGGCTTTGAAGGCATGGACTTCTCTGTTTGGCAGGGTCTTGTTGGTCAAAAGGATCTCGATCCGGCAATCGTGAAAACCTACACTAAGGCCTGCAGGGCATCACTTGAAGGTGATCGCTTCCAGAAGTTTTCAAAACAGAGCAACACTGGTATCAAGTATCGGAATCCTGAAGAGTTTGAAGCATTCGCCAAGAGCAATGCAAAAGTGAATCAGAAGATTCTTGAGGATGCTGGACTGGTTGCAAAATGA
- a CDS encoding tripartite tricarboxylate transporter permease, translated as MTLFTSVLSDVFQFQTILALLLGTGLGIVIGALPGLGSVVGLSICLPFTFGMETVPSVTLLLGVYCGSVFGGSISAILVNSPGTPQAAATTLDGYPMMQRGEADIALGWATVASVIGGIISCIVLIVAAPQLAKFATRFGSVEVFALIVLALTCIAAVSQNNMIKGLMMGAVGLFIAMVGTDPVTGAARFTFGTQYLTAGFDLICVVIGLFALAEALHRVAFVNNESSLVAGTRIKLPSLSQWKGRVSGLLRSSGIGCLIGALPGTGAATAAFISYAMARQTSPQKENLGHGEPDGIIAAEASNNAVTGSAMIPSLALGIPGDVVTAILLSALVIHGITPGVRLMAENQETVQAIFVVLILINLAMLVLAIPLVRCFGWLLSIPPFLVTAGIVVFGLIGAVTVRGNPLDAVTAAIFGILGYILRVTGFPLAPLVIGLVLGPQFEQNLRRGLLLHDGHFLEFFYASPIAIVIFICVALAICSPVIGVVKKKRNRSQGTSA; from the coding sequence ATGACGCTTTTTACATCTGTGTTGTCTGACGTTTTTCAGTTTCAAACGATACTGGCCCTGCTTCTGGGTACGGGCCTTGGTATCGTGATCGGTGCCTTGCCGGGGCTCGGATCCGTGGTCGGGTTGAGTATCTGTCTGCCCTTTACATTCGGCATGGAAACCGTCCCCAGCGTAACGCTGCTTCTTGGTGTCTACTGTGGTTCGGTCTTTGGCGGATCGATCAGCGCCATTCTCGTCAATTCGCCCGGAACGCCTCAGGCGGCAGCGACGACCCTTGATGGCTATCCCATGATGCAACGCGGGGAGGCCGACATCGCCCTTGGCTGGGCTACGGTCGCCTCGGTGATTGGTGGTATCATTTCCTGCATCGTCCTGATTGTTGCTGCGCCTCAGCTTGCCAAATTTGCAACGCGGTTCGGCTCGGTTGAAGTCTTTGCCTTGATCGTTCTTGCTCTGACCTGCATCGCCGCAGTGTCGCAGAACAACATGATCAAAGGCCTCATGATGGGGGCGGTTGGTCTCTTCATCGCCATGGTCGGTACCGATCCGGTGACAGGCGCAGCGCGGTTCACCTTCGGCACGCAATATCTGACCGCAGGTTTTGATCTGATCTGTGTGGTGATCGGTTTGTTCGCTCTCGCTGAAGCCCTGCATCGCGTTGCCTTTGTCAACAACGAGTCCTCTCTGGTTGCTGGGACGCGCATCAAGCTGCCGTCTCTGTCTCAATGGAAAGGGCGCGTTAGCGGTTTGTTGAGAAGCTCGGGGATTGGCTGCTTGATTGGTGCCTTGCCAGGCACAGGTGCCGCGACTGCTGCCTTCATCAGCTATGCGATGGCGCGTCAGACTTCGCCACAGAAGGAAAATCTGGGGCACGGTGAGCCGGACGGGATCATCGCTGCGGAAGCCTCCAACAATGCCGTAACCGGCAGTGCGATGATCCCATCCCTTGCTCTTGGTATTCCCGGTGACGTGGTCACGGCTATCCTGCTCAGCGCGCTTGTCATTCACGGTATCACGCCCGGTGTAAGGCTGATGGCGGAAAATCAGGAAACGGTTCAGGCCATTTTCGTGGTTCTCATCCTGATCAACCTTGCCATGCTCGTGCTGGCTATTCCTCTGGTTCGCTGTTTCGGCTGGCTGCTCTCCATTCCACCGTTCCTGGTGACCGCCGGTATCGTGGTGTTTGGTCTGATCGGCGCAGTGACCGTTCGCGGCAATCCGCTGGACGCAGTCACGGCTGCCATTTTCGGGATCCTTGGTTATATCCTCAGGGTAACGGGGTTCCCGCTGGCTCCACTCGTGATTGGTCTCGTACTGGGGCCGCAGTTCGAGCAGAACCTGAGACGTGGCCTGCTGCTGCATGATGGACACTTCCTTGAATTCTTCTATGCCAGCCCGATTGCAATCGTGATCTTCATCTGCGTTGCCTTGGCGATATGCTCCCCAGTGATCGGAGTGGTGAAAAAGAAGCGCAACCGGTCGCAAGGTACGTCTGCCTAA